A region of Ammospiza nelsoni isolate bAmmNel1 chromosome 8, bAmmNel1.pri, whole genome shotgun sequence DNA encodes the following proteins:
- the PDE6C gene encoding cone cGMP-specific 3',5'-cyclic phosphodiesterase subunit alpha' isoform X2 codes for MGEVNKDAVEKYLENNPQFAKEYFDRKMRPEVVGSIFNVNPGDVKEGVSFKEMSRLEESNIIFELVSELQDEACVMEKMVHKVLQRLAQLLAADRCSLFICRSRNGTPEVASRILDITPTSSYEQNLVKPENETVFPLDIGIVGWVAHTKKFFNIPDVTKNNHFSDFMDKKTGYKTVNMLATAITQGKEVLAVVMALNKLNAPEFSKEDEEVFKKYLNFMSLMIRNNHTSYLHNIESRKSQMLLWSANKVFEELTDIERQFHKALYTIRMYLNCERYSVGLLDMTKEKEFYDEWPIRLGEAEPYKGPKTPDGREVNFYKIIDYLLHGQEEIKVIPSPPADHWCLVSGLPTYVAENGLICNMMNAPADEYFTFQKGPVDESGWVIKNVLSLPIVNKKEEIVGVATFYNRKDGKPFDEYDEQITETLTQFLGWSVLNTDTYDKMNKLENRKDIAQEMLMYQTKATPAEVESILKYKEKLNAKSLDECDQKDLIRILKEELPDPKDLELYEFRFSDFPVTEHGLITCGIRLFFEINVVEKFKVPAEVLTRWMYTVRKGYRDITYHNWRHGFNVGQTMFTLLMTGKIKKYYTDLEAFAMVAAAFCHDIDHRGTNNLYQMKSAAPLAKLHGSSILERHHLEYSKTLLQDESLNIFQNLNKRQYETVLHLFEVAIIATDLALYFKKRTMFQKIVDAIEKMESEEQAIKYISIDPTKKEVIMAMMMTGCDLSAITKPWEVQSKVALMVANEFWEQGDLERTVLQQQPIPMMDRNKGDELPKLQVGFIDFVCTFVYKEFSRFHKEITPMFDGLQNNRVEWKTRADEYEEKMKAIEEQKKKEEEAAAQKESAAGGGGGGEEGKSKTCVVL; via the exons atggGTGAGGTAAATAAAGATGCCGTTGAAAAATACTTGGAGAACAATCCCCAGTTTGCCAAGGAGTATTTCGACCGAAAAATGAGACCTGAAGTGGTGGGAAGCATCTTTAACGTGAACCCTGGAGATGTGAAGGAAGGAGTCAGCTTCAAAGAAATGTCCCGTCTGGAGGAGAGTAACATAATTTTTGAGTTGGTATCAGAACTTCAGGATGAGGCATGTGTTATGGAAAAGATGGTGCACAAGGtcctgcagaggctggcacagctgctggcagctgatCGGTGTAGTCTGTTCATTTGTCGCTCCCGAAATGGTACTCCAGAGGTAGCCTCCAGGATTCTTGATATCACTCCGACTTCCAGCTATGAGCAGAATTTGGTGAAACCAGAAAATGAGACTGTTTTTCCTCTGGACATTGGGATAGTGGGATGGGTTGCTCATACCAAGAAGTTTTTTAATATACCTGATGTGACAAAG AACAACCATTTTTCTGACTTCATGGACAAAAAAACTGGTTATAAAACAGTCAATATGTTGGCAACGGCAATTACACAGGGTAAAGAGGTGCTTGCTGTTGTGATGGCACTCAACAAATTAAATGCCCCTGAGTTCTCAAAAGAGGATGAAGAG gtatttaaaaaatacctcAACTTTATGTCTTTGATGATAAGAAATAATCATACGTCGTATCTCCACAATATCGAATCACGAAAAAGCCAG ATGCTTTTGTGGTCTGCCAACAAAGTATTTGAAGAGCTAACAGATATAGAACGACAGTTTCATAAAGCACTGTACACTATTCGAATGTATTTGAATTGTGAAAGATACTCTGTTGGTCTGCTGGACATGACTAAAGAGAAG GAGTTCTATGACGAGTGGCCAATCCggctgggggaggcagagccTTACAAAGGCCCCAAGACACCTGATGGACGA gaaGTCAACTTCTATAAGATTATTGACTATCTGTTACATGGacaagaagaaatcaaagtcaTTCC GTCACCTCCAGCAGATCACTGGTGTCTTGTCAGTGGATTGCCAACATATGTGGCTGAAAATGGTCTT ATTTGTAACATGATGAATGCACCAGCAGATGAATACTTCACATTTCAG AAAGGACCAGTGGATGAATCAGGATGGGTTATCAAGAATGTCTTGTCATTGCCTATTGtcaataaaaaagaagaaattgtgGGAGTTGCAACGTTTTACAACAGGAAAGATGGAAAACCTTTTGACGAGTATGATGAACAGATCACTGAA ACTCTCACACAGTTCCTGGGGTGGTCTGTTTTAAATACTGACACTTATGACAAAATGAACAAACTTGAAAACAGGAAAGACATTGCTCAGGAAATGCTCATGTACCAGACAAAGGCCACCCCTGCTGAAGTTGAATCTATCCTG aaatacAAGGAGAAATTGAATGCAAAAAGTTTAGATGAATGCGATCAAAAGGATCTCATCAGGATTTTG AAAGAAGAATTACCCGATCCAAAAGATTTAGAACTGTATGAATTCCGCTTCAGTGACTTCCCTGTTACAGAGCATGGCCTGATAACTTGTGGAATACGACTGTTCTTTGAGATAAATGTTGTTGAAAAATTCAAAGTCCCAGCTGAG GTCCTTACAAGATGGATGTACACGGTCAGGAAAGGTTATCGGGATATCACTTACCACAACTGGAGACATGGCTTCAATGTGGGACAAACAATGTTTACTCTGCTGATG acaggaaaaataaagaaatactatACTGATTTAGAAGCCTTTGCCATggttgctgctgctttctgccatGACATTGATCACAGAGGGACTAATAACCTGTATCAAATGAA GTCAGCTGCTCCCCTGGCAAAACTTCATGGCTCTTCCATTTTGGAAAGGCATCACCTCGAGTACAGTAAAACCCTGCTGCAAGACGAG AGCTTAAACATCTTCCAGAACCTAAATAAGCGCCAGTATGAAACCGTTCTGCACTTATTTGAAGTTGCAATAATAGCAACTGACTTGGCTTTGTATTTCAA GAAAAGAACTATGTTTCAAAAGATTGTGGACGCAATTGAAAAAATGGAATCAGAAGAGCAGGCAATTAAGTATATATCTATTGACCCAACGAAAAAAGAAGTCATCAT ggCTATGATGATGACTGGATGTGACCTGTCTGCAATAACCAAGCCCTGGGAAGTGCAGAGTAAG GTTGCCCTCATGGTCGCAAATGAATTCTGGGAGCAAGGCGACCTGGAACGAACTGTGCTACAGCAACAACCTATT CCTATGATGGACAGAAACAAAGGAGATGAACTACCTAAGCTCCAAGTTGGTTTCATAGACTTTGTGTGTACATTTGTGTACAAG GAATTCTCAAGGTTTCACAAGGAAATTACACCTATGTTTGATGGTCTTCAAAACAACAGAGTTGAATGGAAAACACGAGCTGATGAATATGAAGAGAAGATGAAAGCTATtgaggaacaaaagaaaaaggaagaagaagcagctgccCAAAAAG AAAGTGCTGCCGGAGGTGGTGGAGGTGGTGAAGAAGGAAAATCCAAAACCTGTGTAGTTTTGTAA
- the RBP4 gene encoding retinol-binding protein 4, translated as MLFSVCCRDRMAHTQRALPWLLLLSLALVGSSTAERDCRVSSFKVKENFDKTRYSGTWYAMAKKDPEGLFLQDNVVAQFSVDENGQMTATAKGRVRLFNNWDVCADMIGSFTDTEDPAKFKMKYWGVASFLQKGNDDHWVVDTDYDTYALHYSCRQLNADGTCADSYSFVFSRDPKGLPPDALKIVRQRQIDLCLDRKYRVIAHNGFCS; from the exons ATGCTATTCTCTGTTTGCTGTAGGGACAGGATGGCCcacacacagagagctctgccctggctgctgctgctgtcactggccttggtgggcagcagcactgcagagcgGGACTGCCGAGTAAGCAGCTTCAAAGTCAAGGAGAACTTCGACAAGACCAGG TACAGTGGCACCTGGTATGCCATGGCAAAAAAAGATCCTGAGGGGCTGTTTCTGCAGGACAATGTGGTGGCTCAGTTCAGCGTAGATGAGAATGGACAAATGACTGCCACTGCAAAGGGCAGAGTCAGACTCTTCAA TAACTGGGATGTCTGTGCTGACATGATCGGCTCTTTCACTGACACAGAGGATCCTGCCAAGTTCAAGATGAAGTACTGGGGAGTCGCCTCTTTTCTGCAGAAAGGAA atgatGATCACTGGGTAGTGGACACAGATTATGATACATATGCTCTTCATTACTCCTGCCGCCAGCTAAATGCAGATGGCACTTGTGCTGACAGCTACTCCTTTGTGTTCTCCCGGGACCCCAAGGGATTGCCTCCAGATGCACTGAAAATTGTCAGACAAAGGCAGATAGACCTCTGTTTGGACAGGAAA
- the PDE6C gene encoding cone cGMP-specific 3',5'-cyclic phosphodiesterase subunit alpha' isoform X1 yields MGEVNKDAVEKYLENNPQFAKEYFDRKMRPEVVGSIFNVNPGDVKEGVSFKEMSRLEESNIIFELVSELQDEACVMEKMVHKVLQRLAQLLAADRCSLFICRSRNGTPEVASRILDITPTSSYEQNLVKPENETVFPLDIGIVGWVAHTKKFFNIPDVTKNNHFSDFMDKKTGYKTVNMLATAITQGKEVLAVVMALNKLNAPEFSKEDEEVFKKYLNFMSLMIRNNHTSYLHNIESRKSQMLLWSANKVFEELTDIERQFHKALYTIRMYLNCERYSVGLLDMTKEKEFYDEWPIRLGEAEPYKGPKTPDGREVNFYKIIDYLLHGQEEIKVIPSPPADHWCLVSGLPTYVAENGLICNMMNAPADEYFTFQKGPVDESGWVIKNVLSLPIVNKKEEIVGVATFYNRKDGKPFDEYDEQITETLTQFLGWSVLNTDTYDKMNKLENRKDIAQEMLMYQTKATPAEVESILKYKEKLNAKSLDECDQKDLIRILKEELPDPKDLELYEFRFSDFPVTEHGLITCGIRLFFEINVVEKFKVPAEVLTRWMYTVRKGYRDITYHNWRHGFNVGQTMFTLLMTGKIKKYYTDLEAFAMVAAAFCHDIDHRGTNNLYQMKSAAPLAKLHGSSILERHHLEYSKTLLQDESLNIFQNLNKRQYETVLHLFEVAIIATDLALYFKKRTMFQKIVDAIEKMESEEQAIKYISIDPTKKEVIMAMMMTGCDLSAITKPWEVQSKVALMVANEFWEQGDLERTVLQQQPIPMMDRNKGDELPKLQVGFIDFVCTFVYKEFSRFHKEITPMFDGLQNNRVEWKTRADEYEEKMKAIEEQKKKEEEAAAQKGENAAGGGGGGEEGKSKTCVVL; encoded by the exons atggGTGAGGTAAATAAAGATGCCGTTGAAAAATACTTGGAGAACAATCCCCAGTTTGCCAAGGAGTATTTCGACCGAAAAATGAGACCTGAAGTGGTGGGAAGCATCTTTAACGTGAACCCTGGAGATGTGAAGGAAGGAGTCAGCTTCAAAGAAATGTCCCGTCTGGAGGAGAGTAACATAATTTTTGAGTTGGTATCAGAACTTCAGGATGAGGCATGTGTTATGGAAAAGATGGTGCACAAGGtcctgcagaggctggcacagctgctggcagctgatCGGTGTAGTCTGTTCATTTGTCGCTCCCGAAATGGTACTCCAGAGGTAGCCTCCAGGATTCTTGATATCACTCCGACTTCCAGCTATGAGCAGAATTTGGTGAAACCAGAAAATGAGACTGTTTTTCCTCTGGACATTGGGATAGTGGGATGGGTTGCTCATACCAAGAAGTTTTTTAATATACCTGATGTGACAAAG AACAACCATTTTTCTGACTTCATGGACAAAAAAACTGGTTATAAAACAGTCAATATGTTGGCAACGGCAATTACACAGGGTAAAGAGGTGCTTGCTGTTGTGATGGCACTCAACAAATTAAATGCCCCTGAGTTCTCAAAAGAGGATGAAGAG gtatttaaaaaatacctcAACTTTATGTCTTTGATGATAAGAAATAATCATACGTCGTATCTCCACAATATCGAATCACGAAAAAGCCAG ATGCTTTTGTGGTCTGCCAACAAAGTATTTGAAGAGCTAACAGATATAGAACGACAGTTTCATAAAGCACTGTACACTATTCGAATGTATTTGAATTGTGAAAGATACTCTGTTGGTCTGCTGGACATGACTAAAGAGAAG GAGTTCTATGACGAGTGGCCAATCCggctgggggaggcagagccTTACAAAGGCCCCAAGACACCTGATGGACGA gaaGTCAACTTCTATAAGATTATTGACTATCTGTTACATGGacaagaagaaatcaaagtcaTTCC GTCACCTCCAGCAGATCACTGGTGTCTTGTCAGTGGATTGCCAACATATGTGGCTGAAAATGGTCTT ATTTGTAACATGATGAATGCACCAGCAGATGAATACTTCACATTTCAG AAAGGACCAGTGGATGAATCAGGATGGGTTATCAAGAATGTCTTGTCATTGCCTATTGtcaataaaaaagaagaaattgtgGGAGTTGCAACGTTTTACAACAGGAAAGATGGAAAACCTTTTGACGAGTATGATGAACAGATCACTGAA ACTCTCACACAGTTCCTGGGGTGGTCTGTTTTAAATACTGACACTTATGACAAAATGAACAAACTTGAAAACAGGAAAGACATTGCTCAGGAAATGCTCATGTACCAGACAAAGGCCACCCCTGCTGAAGTTGAATCTATCCTG aaatacAAGGAGAAATTGAATGCAAAAAGTTTAGATGAATGCGATCAAAAGGATCTCATCAGGATTTTG AAAGAAGAATTACCCGATCCAAAAGATTTAGAACTGTATGAATTCCGCTTCAGTGACTTCCCTGTTACAGAGCATGGCCTGATAACTTGTGGAATACGACTGTTCTTTGAGATAAATGTTGTTGAAAAATTCAAAGTCCCAGCTGAG GTCCTTACAAGATGGATGTACACGGTCAGGAAAGGTTATCGGGATATCACTTACCACAACTGGAGACATGGCTTCAATGTGGGACAAACAATGTTTACTCTGCTGATG acaggaaaaataaagaaatactatACTGATTTAGAAGCCTTTGCCATggttgctgctgctttctgccatGACATTGATCACAGAGGGACTAATAACCTGTATCAAATGAA GTCAGCTGCTCCCCTGGCAAAACTTCATGGCTCTTCCATTTTGGAAAGGCATCACCTCGAGTACAGTAAAACCCTGCTGCAAGACGAG AGCTTAAACATCTTCCAGAACCTAAATAAGCGCCAGTATGAAACCGTTCTGCACTTATTTGAAGTTGCAATAATAGCAACTGACTTGGCTTTGTATTTCAA GAAAAGAACTATGTTTCAAAAGATTGTGGACGCAATTGAAAAAATGGAATCAGAAGAGCAGGCAATTAAGTATATATCTATTGACCCAACGAAAAAAGAAGTCATCAT ggCTATGATGATGACTGGATGTGACCTGTCTGCAATAACCAAGCCCTGGGAAGTGCAGAGTAAG GTTGCCCTCATGGTCGCAAATGAATTCTGGGAGCAAGGCGACCTGGAACGAACTGTGCTACAGCAACAACCTATT CCTATGATGGACAGAAACAAAGGAGATGAACTACCTAAGCTCCAAGTTGGTTTCATAGACTTTGTGTGTACATTTGTGTACAAG GAATTCTCAAGGTTTCACAAGGAAATTACACCTATGTTTGATGGTCTTCAAAACAACAGAGTTGAATGGAAAACACGAGCTGATGAATATGAAGAGAAGATGAAAGCTATtgaggaacaaaagaaaaaggaagaagaagcagctgccCAAAAAG gagaaaa TGCTGCCGGAGGTGGTGGAGGTGGTGAAGAAGGAAAATCCAAAACCTGTGTAGTTTTGTAA